The Synergistaceae bacterium genome window below encodes:
- a CDS encoding aldo/keto reductase translates to MEKIRLGKTELQVSRVALGGIPIMRVPKEEAVALVRKTLDLGINFIDTAHVYHDSEEKIGEGIKGVRREDLVIASKSPGDDRKKFDEDLDLSLKRLGVDYIDIYQLHNIGSEARRDAVFAPGGAFEGLQAAIKAGKVRFPAFSSHNIPLAMEIMRGGKFDVVQIPFNYIDNNAEKEAIPLAKELDMGFIAMKPMGGGLLDDAGLSFRYLMQFDNIVPDPGIEKIEEIREIISIVEKKQGLTSQDREKIEKLRAEFGPSWCHRCDYCQPCPQGIPISGVLSAKSGLKRFTPERAQSMVGTAVEKARNCVECGVCMTRCPYHLEIPKLLKDNIAYWDSLMKA, encoded by the coding sequence TCGGCGGCATACCCATCATGCGCGTGCCCAAAGAAGAGGCGGTGGCGCTGGTTCGCAAAACGCTGGACCTTGGAATAAACTTCATCGATACGGCCCACGTTTATCACGACAGCGAGGAAAAAATCGGAGAGGGGATAAAGGGCGTCCGGCGTGAAGACCTCGTCATCGCCTCCAAATCCCCCGGCGACGACAGAAAAAAATTCGACGAGGATCTGGATTTGAGCCTGAAACGGCTGGGCGTGGATTACATCGACATTTATCAGCTCCATAACATCGGTTCGGAGGCCCGACGCGACGCGGTATTCGCTCCGGGAGGCGCTTTTGAGGGCCTGCAGGCCGCCATCAAAGCCGGAAAAGTGCGGTTTCCGGCCTTCTCCAGCCACAACATTCCCCTTGCCATGGAGATCATGCGAGGGGGAAAATTCGACGTGGTGCAGATTCCCTTCAACTACATCGACAATAACGCGGAAAAAGAGGCCATCCCTCTGGCGAAGGAGCTGGATATGGGATTTATCGCCATGAAACCCATGGGGGGCGGGCTTCTGGATGACGCGGGGCTTTCCTTCCGCTATCTCATGCAGTTCGACAATATCGTCCCCGACCCAGGCATCGAAAAAATCGAGGAAATTCGTGAAATTATATCCATTGTGGAAAAAAAGCAGGGCCTGACCTCTCAGGACAGGGAAAAAATCGAAAAACTCCGGGCCGAGTTCGGGCCCTCCTGGTGTCACCGCTGCGACTACTGCCAGCCCTGTCCTCAGGGGATTCCCATCAGCGGGGTTTTGAGCGCGAAAAGCGGCCTGAAGCGATTCACCCCGGAGCGTGCCCAATCGATGGTGGGAACGGCTGTGGAGAAGGCCCGAAACTGCGTCGAATGCGGCGTCTGCATGACTCGCTGTCCCTACCACCTCGAAATTCCAAAACTTCTGAAGGACAACATCGCTTATTGGGACAGCCTGATGAAAGCATAA